The following are from one region of the Meleagris gallopavo isolate NT-WF06-2002-E0010 breed Aviagen turkey brand Nicholas breeding stock chromosome 21, Turkey_5.1, whole genome shotgun sequence genome:
- the SARM1 gene encoding sterile alpha and TIR motif-containing protein 1, whose product MSMVLTLLVSVHRLCRLFAMSGAERLAVPECVSQAGCWAAGGSRERREVSPGVNSDVRAALERILPALQRSIACAKQAAGPAEMGKAIAEIFQLVEEAWGMPTLGRDVAKALCDAIRLEGGLDLLLNLLYTAELETKCQAGQLLEQILVAENRDRIARIGLGVILNLAKERDVLQLAQSVSGILEHMFKHTEETCSQLISDGGLDAILYWCRWTDPVVLRHCAMALANCAMYGGQGNQRLMIKKKAAEWLFPLVFSRDDEFIRLHACLAIAVLATNKEIEKEVERSGTLALVEPFIASLDPEQFACDMLGSSDNSQGRTAEDLQRLVPLLDSSRLEAQCIAAFYLCTEAAIKARQKKTQVFSEIGATQSLKRVVCYSTSSTTSSLAKKVLRLIGEEVPRRILPTVPNWKPCEVQTWLQQIGFTKFCPNFLERQVDGDILLRLTEEELQEDLGMGSSITRKRFFRELTELKTFANYSTCDRSNLADWLGSIDPMFRQYTYNLLTCGINRNLLHRVTEQQLQEDCHISTGFHRIRILSAARETLHSPITLQTASNGTDVFISYRRSSGSQLASLLKVHLQLHGFSVFIDVEKLEAGKFEDKLTQSVLSARNFVLVLSPHALDKCMADPECKDWVHKEIVTALNSGKNIVPVTDHFEWPDPETLPKDMRAVLKFNGIKWSHEYQEATIDKIIRFLQGRSSRDSSAGSDNGLDCSPPIGPT is encoded by the exons ATGTCGATGGTGCTCACCCTGCTCGTCTCCGTCCATCGGCTGTGCCGGCTCTTCGCCATGTCTGGTGCGGAGAGGTTGGCGGTACCCGAGTGCGTGAGCCAGGCGGGATGCTGGGCTGCAGGCGGCTCCAGGGAGCGCCGCGAGGTTTCCCCCGGGGTGAATTCAGACGTACGGGCGGCTCTGGAGCGGATCCTGCCCGCACTGCAGCGCTCCATCGCCTGCGCCAAGCAGGCTGCGGGCCCTGCTGAGATGGGGAAAGCCATCGCTGAGATCTTCCAGCTGGTGGAGGAAGCTTGGGGGATGCCCACGCTGGGCAGGGATGTGGCCAAAGCACTGTGTGATGCCATCCGCCTGGAGGGAGGCCTGGACCTGCTGCTCAACCTGCTCTACACGGCCGAGCTGGAGACCAAGTGCCAGGcggggcagctgctggagcagatcctGGTGGCAGAGAACAG GGACCGGATTGCCCGGATCGGTCTAGGCGTGATCCTGAACCTAGCCAAGGAGCGAGATGTTCTCCAGCTGGCTCAGAGCGTCTCTGGCATCCTGGAGCACATGTTCAAGCACACTGAGGAGACATGCTCCCAGCTCATTTCTGACGGGGGCCTGGATGCCATCCTCTACTGGTGTCGCTGGACAGATCCCGTGGTGCTGCGGCACTGTGCCATGGCCTTGGCCAACTGTGCCATGTATGGTGGGCAGGGCAACCAGCGCCTGATGATCAAGAAGAAGGCGGCCGAGTGGCTTTTCCCATTGGTGTTCTCAAGAGATGATGAATTCATCCGCCTGCACGCCTGCCTGGCCATCGCCGTGCTGGCCACCAACAAGGAAATCGAGAAAGAGGTGGAACGCTCGGGGACGTTGGCTCTGGTGGAGCCATTTATTGCCTCACTGGATCCGGAGCAGTTTGCGTGTGATATGCTGGGGAGCAGTGACAACAGCCAGGGCAGGACAGCTGAGGACCTGCAGCGCTTGGTCCCCTTGCTGGACAGCTCACGGCTGGAGGCGCAGTGCATCGCTGCCTTCTACCTGTGCACCGAGGCTGCCATCAAGGccagacagaagaaaacacag GTTTTCAGTGAGATTGGGGCCACGCAGAGCCTCAAGAGAGTGGTTTGTTactccaccagcagcaccacctCCTCCCTGGCCAAAAAGGTGCTGCGTCTGATAGGGGAGGAGGTGCCCCGGCGCATCCTGCCCACTGTTCCCAACTGGAAGCCCTGCGAGGTGCAGACGTGGCTGCAGCAGATTGGATTCACCAAGTTCTGTCCAAACTTCCTG GAGCGCCAGGTGGATGGGGACATTCTCCTGAGGCTGAcagaggaggagctgcaggaggaccTGGGGATGGGCTCCAGCATCACCCGAAAGAG GTTTTTCCGGGAGCTGACAGAACTGAAAACCTTCGCCAACTACTCCACCTGCGACCGCAGCAACTTGGCCGACTGGCTGGGTAGCATTGACCCCATGTTCCGCCAGTACACCTACAACCTGCTGACCTGTGGCATCAACCGCAACCTCCTGCACCGCGTGacggagcagcagctgcaggaggactGCCACATCAGCACCGGCTTCCACCGCATCCGCATCCTCTCTGCTGCAAGGG AAACGCTTCATTCTCCTATAACGTTGCAAACGGCATCCAATGGGACCGATGTATTTATCAGCTACCGGAGGAGCTCGGGGTCACAGCTGGCCAG CCTGCTGAAGGTccacctgcagctgcatggCTTCAGTGTGTTCATCGACGTGGAGAAGCTGGAGGCAGGGAAGTTTGAGGACAAGTTGACCCAGAGCGTTCTGAGCGCCCGCAACTTCGTGCTGGTCCTCTCGCCCCACGCACTGGATAAGTGCATGGCAGACCCCGAGTGCAAGGACTGGGTGCACAAG GAGATCGTGACAGCCCTGAATTCTGGAAAGAACATTGTCCCCGTCACAGATCATTTTGAGTGGCCTGATCCAGAAACACTTCCCAAGGACATGAGGGCTGTCCTGAAATTTAATGGCATCAA GTGGTCCCACGAGTACCAGGAAGCCACCATCGACAAAATCATCCGCTTCCTCCAGGGCCGCTCCTCCCGGGACTCCTCAGCAGGGTCAGACAATGGCTTGGACTGTTCCCCTCCCATTGGGCCGACCTAG
- the SLC46A1 gene encoding proton-coupled folate transporter, translating to AVPTPHRCAFFFQEVEALVAHWNLYINLGGFFVGLFSVTLFGPWSDSAGRRPVLVLPAVGMAMQAAVYLLVMYLRLHVAFLLLGRIVSGLLGDYNLILAGCFASVADSSDRRARTFRVAVLEACLGVAGMVASLGGGRWRKAEGYINPFWLVLAAGLAAALYAALCLQETVKQRRAAKLLTLQHYKAVYKLYTAPENLSSRRKLALYSLAFFLLVTVHFGTKDLYVLYELGSPLCWASDLIGYGSAASYLAYLSSLGGLRLLQLCLEDTWVAEIGLISNIAGLVVISLATTTPLMFTGYGIMFLSMAATPVIRAKLSKLVSETEQGALFASVACVEGLCSLVATGVFNSLYPSTLHFMRGFPFLFGAIVLLIPAAIMGWIEIQDSNLQYSHFSDASSSPADG from the exons GCCGTGCCCACCCCGCATCGCTGTGCGTTTTTCTTCCAGGAGGTGGAAGCGCTGGTCGCCCATTGGAACCTCTACATCAACCTGGGGGGTTTCTTCGTGGGGCTGTTCTCCGTGACTCTCTTCGGGCCGTGGAGCGACAGCGCGGGCCGGCGGCCGGTGCTGGTACTGCCGGCGGTGGGCATGGCGATGCAGGCGGCCGTGTACCTCCTCGTCATGTACCTGCGGCTGCACGTCGCCTTCCTGCTCCTCGGGCGCATCGTCAGCGGTCTCCTGGGGGATTACAACCTGATCCTGGCCGGCTGCTTCGCCTCCGTAGCCGATAGCAGCGACCGGCGCGCCCGCACCTTCCGCGTGGCCGTCCTCGAGGCCTGCCTTGGCGTGGCGGGCATGGTGGCCAGCCTCGGTGGGGGCCGGTGGCGTAAAGCTGAGGGTTACATCAACCCCTTCTGGCTGGTGCTCGCCGCCGGCCTCGCTGCCGCCCTCTATGCTGCTCTGTGTCTGCAGGAAACGGTGAAGCAGCGGAGAGCGGCCAAGCTGTTGACTCTCCAACACTACAAGGCTGTCTACAAGCTGTACACGGCCCCGGAAAACCTGAGCTCCAGGAGGAAGCTTGCCCTCTACTCTTtggctttctttcttcttgtcaCTGTCCATTTCGGAACCAAAGACCTCTATGTTTTGTATGAACTCGGCTCCCCACTCTGCTGGGCCTCAGATCTCATTGGGTACGGCTCAGCTGCCAGCTACCTGGCGTACCTGAGCAGCCTGGGGGGGCTgcggctgctgcagctctgcctggaggACACCTGGGTGGCAGAGATAGGACTCATCTCCAATATTGCTGGGCTGGTGGTGATTTCTCTTGCTACTACAACACCACTGATGTTTACAG GTTATGGGATTATGTTCCTGTCCATGGCAGCTACTCCAGTTATCAGAGCCAAGCTCTCCAAGCTGGTCAGTGAGACGGAGCAGG GTGCACTCTTTGCCTCTGTTGCCTGCGTGGAAGGGCTGTGCTCACTTGTGGCTACAGGGGTGTTCAACTCCCTCTACCCTTCCACCTTGCACTTCATGAGGggattcccttttctttttggagcCATCGTTCTCCTTATTCCAGCAGCTATCATGGG gTGGATAGAAATCCAAGACTCCAACCTTCAGTACAGCCACTTCTCAGATGCTTCCTCGTCCCCTGCAGatggctga
- the SRR gene encoding serine racemase isoform X1: protein MGRLRGRVRRTPVLTCESLQRLAGRRLLFKCELFQRTGSFKIRGALNAVRSLVEEAEKAGRERPRAVVTHSSGNHGQALACAARDEGIPAYIVVPRTAPRCKQAAIRAYGATLVPCESSDESRAETAARVVQETGGVMVHPNQEPAVIAGQGTIALEVLEQAPEVNALVVPVGGGGMIAGIAVAIKALRPDVKVFAAEPRNADDCYQSKLRGELTPNRHTPVTIADAVKTSIGENTWPIIRDLVDDVLTVSEEEIKRATRLVWERMKLLIEPTAGVGVAAVLSEQFQAVPREVENVCIVLCGGNVDLSSLTWLTDLPGDGD, encoded by the exons ATGGGGCGGCTGCGGGGCCGCGTGCGGCGCACGCCCGTGCTGACTTGCGAGTCCCTGCAGCGGCTGGCCGGCCGCAGGCTGCTCTTCAAGTGCGAGCTCTTCCAGCGCACCGGCTCCTTTAAG ATCCGCGGGGCGCTGAACGCGGTCAGGAGCCTCGTGGAGGAGGCGGAGAAAGCGGGGCGGGAGCGGCCCCGAGCCGTAGTGACACACAGCAGCGGGAACCACGGGCAGGCGCTCGCCTGTGCGGCCCGGGATGAAG GCATTCCTGCCTACATCGTGGTGCCCCGCACAGCCCCGCGCTGTAAGCAAGCTGCCATCCGTGCCTATGGGGCCACGCTGGTGCCGTGCGAGTCCAGTGATGAG TCCAGAGCAGAGACAGCTGCACGGGTGGTCCAAGAGACAGGAGGAGTCATGGTGCACCCCAACCAGGAGCCAGCCGTGATCGCAGGGCAGGGAACTATTGCCCTggaagtgctggagcag GCACCAGAGGTGAATGCACTGGTGGTTCCTGTTGGGGGCGGAGGAATGATTGCAGGAATAGCAGTGGCCATCAAG GCATTGAGACCAGATGTGAAAGTGTTTGCTGCTGAACCCCGCAATGCAGATGACTGCTACCAGTCCAAGCTGAGAGGGGAACTGACCCCCAACCGACACACCCCAGTCACCATCGCTGATGCAGTTAAAACCAGCATTGGAGAAAACACATGGCCCATCATCAGGGATTTGGTCGACGATGTTCTGACTGTCTCAGAGGAAGAAATCAAG CGAGCCACACGGTTGGTGTGGGAAAGGATGAAGCTGCTGATTGAGCCAACAGCGGGTGTGGGAGTTGCAGCCGTGCTCTCAGAGCAGTTCCAGGCAGTCCCCCGGGAGGTGGAGAATGTTTGCATCGTGCTGTGTGGAGGAAACGTGGACCTGAGCTCCCTGACCTGGCTCACAGACCTCCCTGGGGATGGAGACTGA
- the SRR gene encoding serine racemase isoform X2, with product MVHPNQEPAVIAGQGTIALEVLEQAPEVNALVVPVGGGGMIAGIAVAIKALRPDVKVFAAEPRNADDCYQSKLRGELTPNRHTPVTIADAVKTSIGENTWPIIRDLVDDVLTVSEEEIKRATRLVWERMKLLIEPTAGVGVAAVLSEQFQAVPREVENVCIVLCGGNVDLSSLTWLTDLPGDGD from the exons ATGGTGCACCCCAACCAGGAGCCAGCCGTGATCGCAGGGCAGGGAACTATTGCCCTggaagtgctggagcag GCACCAGAGGTGAATGCACTGGTGGTTCCTGTTGGGGGCGGAGGAATGATTGCAGGAATAGCAGTGGCCATCAAG GCATTGAGACCAGATGTGAAAGTGTTTGCTGCTGAACCCCGCAATGCAGATGACTGCTACCAGTCCAAGCTGAGAGGGGAACTGACCCCCAACCGACACACCCCAGTCACCATCGCTGATGCAGTTAAAACCAGCATTGGAGAAAACACATGGCCCATCATCAGGGATTTGGTCGACGATGTTCTGACTGTCTCAGAGGAAGAAATCAAG CGAGCCACACGGTTGGTGTGGGAAAGGATGAAGCTGCTGATTGAGCCAACAGCGGGTGTGGGAGTTGCAGCCGTGCTCTCAGAGCAGTTCCAGGCAGTCCCCCGGGAGGTGGAGAATGTTTGCATCGTGCTGTGTGGAGGAAACGTGGACCTGAGCTCCCTGACCTGGCTCACAGACCTCCCTGGGGATGGAGACTGA
- the TSR1 gene encoding LOW QUALITY PROTEIN: pre-rRNA-processing protein TSR1 homolog (The sequence of the model RefSeq protein was modified relative to this genomic sequence to represent the inferred CDS: inserted 1 base in 1 codon) — MVASGAHRPGPLKQQNKAHKGGKHRRTAQRRAGGRVSVKALPHRRLRDLNRVDRRHQALQLRRQRKEAVLAEKRSLGSRDGPPHLVVVVPLHAKAAAHDALRLLQSQDSVVVHVDEGKTGSFAILCPRLKQRWRFVTAQAGDLHAIMDLAKVADSLLFVLDPVDGWDSTGEHCLSCLFAQGLPSYVLAVPGGTDVPPKKRIDAKKKLTKAIEKWFPEVKLFPLNTEQESSVLLRHLATQKQRHLAFRDRRAHLLAYAAEFVPSQESDQVGTLKVSGFVRGQTLNVNSLVHIVGHGDFQMSQLDAPPXPLSLNPRVVKGQKRSQDMEVQEDSANGTDEMEEDVKILMKADTSKQESLQSEVVPDPMEGEQTWPSEEELQEAEASQKENKRVVKVPKGTSKYQAAWIVDDGEEGSEEEEDDEDDDFGDDMMEEAVSQEGESSGEEEELAEEECETMTVSECMRDDQYDEKVEEDEQMLEKYKQERMDEMFPDEVDTPRDVPARVRFQKYRGLKSFRTSPWDPKENLPRDYARIYQFQDFSRTRKHLFRQIEKEETEGASVGWYVTLHVCNVPVSVMESFKEGRPLVLFSLLPHEQKMSVLNFLVRRHPSNSDPVRAKEELIFHCGFRRFRASPLFSQHTSADKHKLERFLRPDTALVVTVYAPITFPPASVLVFKQRSNGMHDLIATGSLLAVDPDRIIIKRLVLSGHPFKIFTKAAVVRYMFFNREDVMWFKPVELRTKWGRRGHIKEPLGTHGHMKCHFDGQLKSQDTVLLNLYKRVYPKWTYDPYVPEPVPWVRSESALPGQEVEME; from the exons ATGGTGGCGAGCGGCGCGCACCGGCCCGGGCCCTTGAAGCAGCAGAATAAGGCGCATAAAGGCGGGAAGCACCGCAGGACGGCGCAGCGCCGAGCTGGGG GCCGAGTCTCCGTCAAGGCCCTGCCGCACCGTCGGCTCCGAGATCTGAACAGAGTGGATCGACGGCACCAGGCGCTACAGCTCCGCAGACAGCGCAAGGAGGCG GTGCTAGCAGAAAAGCGGAGCTTGGGCAGCAGGGATGGGCCCCCACATCTCGTGGTGGTGGTGCCGCTGCACGCCAAGGCTGCAGCACACGATGCCCTCCGCCTGCTGCAGAGCCAAGATTCGGTCGTTGTCCACGTGGATGAGGGAAAAACCGGCAGCTTTGCCATCCTTTGTCCCCGGCTCAAGCAGCGCTGGCGGTTTGTGACGGCGCAGGCAG GGGATCTGCATGCCATCATGGACCTAGCAAAAGTTGCTGACTCCCTCCTTTTTGTCTTGGATCCTGTGGATGGCTGGGACAGCACAGGGGAGCACTGTCTCTCTTGCCTTTTTGCCCAGGGGCTGCCTAGTTACG TTCTTGCTGTCCCAGGGGGCACTGATGTGCCACCAAAGAAGCGGATAGATGCCAAGAAGAAACTCACCAAAGCAATTGAGAAGTGGTTTCCAGAGGTCAAGCTTTTTCCCCTAAACACAGAGCAGGagtcctcagtgctgctgaggcaCCTTGCTACCCAGAAGCAGAGGCATCTTGCTTTTCGGGACAGGCGGGCTCACCTGCTTGCCTATGCTGCTGAGTTTGTGCCCAGTCAAGAGAGTGACCAGGTTGGGACCTTGAAGGTGTCTGGTTTTGTCCGAGGACAGACCCTCAATGTGAACAGCTTGGTGCATATTGTGGGGCATGGAGACTTCCAGATGAGCCAGCTGGATGCCCCCC GACCTCTCTCTTTGAATCCCAGAGTGGTTAAAGGACAGAAGAGGAGTCAGGACATGGAGGTGCAG GAAGACTCTGCAAATGGTACTGATGAGATGGAAGAAGATGTTAAAATCCTGATGAAGGCAGATACAAGCAAACAGGAATCTTTACAGTCAGAAGTCGTTCCTGATCCTATGGAAGGGGAGCAGACGTGGCCAAGTGAAGAAGAACTGCAAGAAGCAGAGG CATCTCAGAAGGAGAACAAAAGGGTGGTGAAGGTCCCCAAAGGTACGTCGAAGTACCAGGCTGCGTGGATTGTTGATGATGGAGAAGAAGgcagtgaggaagaagaagacgATGAAGATGATGATTTTGGTGATGATATGATGGAAGAGGCAGTTTCCCAG GAGGGAGAAAGCAgtggggaggaagaagagctTGCAGAGGAGGAATGTGAGACCATGACCGTGTCTGAGTGCATGCGGGATGACCAGTATGATGAGAAGGTGGAGGAAGATGAACAGATGCTGGAGAAATACAAACAGGAAAGAATGGATGAGATGTTTCCAGATGAGGTGGACACACCACGTGATGTGCCTGCCAGAGTCCG GTTCCAGAAGTACCGAGGGCTCAAGAGCTTCAGGACTTCTCCATGGGACCCTAAAGAGAATCTCCCAAGGGACTATGCAAGGATTTACCAGTTCCAGGACTTCTCCCGAACCAGAAAGCACCTCTTCCGGCAAATAGAGAAAGAGGAGACGGAAGGAGCTTCG GTTGGCTGGTATGTTACACTGCATGTCTGCAATGTCCCCGTGTCAGTGATGGAGAGCTTCAAAGAAGGGAGGCCACTAGTCCTGTTCTCACTGCTTCCCCATGAACAGAAG ATGTCTGTGTTGAATTTCCTGGTGCGGCGGCATCCAAGCAACAGTGATCCAGTGAGAGCAAAGGAGGAGCTGATCTTCCACTGTGGGTTCAGGCGCTTCCGAGCTTCCCCGTTGTTCTCCCAGCACACATCAG CTGATAAGCACAAGCTGGAGCGTTTTCTGCGCCCGGATACTGCCCTGGTGGTGACTGTTTACGCTCCCATCACTTTCCCACCTGCCTCAgtgcttgtttttaaacagagaagTAATG GAATGCACGACCTCATTGCTACGGGTTCTCTGCTGGCTGTGGACCCAGACAGAATCATTATCAAGCGGCTCGTGCTCAGTGGTCATCCTTTCAAGATCTTTACCAAGGCAGCTGTGGTGCGATACATGTTCTTTAACAGAG AGGACGTGATGTGGTTTAAACCAGTGGAGCTAAGGACAAAATGGGGTCGTAGAGGGCATATAAAAGAGCCATTAG GGACCCATGGTCACATGAAGTGCCACTTTGATGGACAGCTGAAGTCCCAGGACACCGTGCTGCTGAACCTCTACAAGCGTGTTTATCCTAAATGGACTTATGACCCCTACGTTCCAGAGCCTGTACCGTGGGTGAGGAGTGAGAGTGCACTGCCAGGGCAAGAGGTGGAAATGGAATAA
- the POLDIP2 gene encoding polymerase delta-interacting protein 2, producing the protein MYDQTKVPPFVARDTLCAWQEKNHPWLELSDVHRETTENIRVTVIPFYMGMREAQNSHVYWWRYCIRLENLDSEVVQLRERHWRIFSLSGTLETVRGRGVVGREPVLSKEQPAFQYSSHVSLQASSGHMWGTFRFERPDGSHFDVRIPPFSLESNKDEKTPPSGLHW; encoded by the exons ATGTATGACCAAACAAAAG TTCCACCTTTTGTAGCAAGGGATACACTTTGTGCATGGCAGGAAAAGAACCACCCCTGGTTAGAGCTCTCTGATGTGCACCGAGAAACCACAGAGAACATTCGAGTCACAGTCATCCCTTTCTATATGGGCATGAGG GAAGCCCAGAATTCCCATGTCTACTGG TGGCGCTACTGTATTCGCTTGGAGAACCTTGACAGTGAAGTGGTACAGCTCCGAGAAAGGCACTGGAGGATATTCAGCTTATCTGGCACCCTGGAAACAGTCCGAGGCCGTGGTGTTGTTGGAAGG GAGCCAGTGTTATCCAAAGAACAACCAGCATTTCAGTACAGCAGTCACGtctccctgcaggcatccagtGGTCACATGTG GGGTACTTTTCGATTTGAGAGGCCTGATGGCTCCCACTTTGATGTCCGAATCCCACCCTTTTCTCTGGAAAGCAACAAAGATGAGAAGACCCCCCCCTCCGGCCTGCACTGGTAG